TCAAAGCCTGGGTATTAAGCTGTCTGAAGTCAACCTCTTCTAATTAAAATGAAAGTCATAAAGCAAAAGTATTTCAATAATTTACAATAATCATCCCAAATGTATACAGCACATATATTGAAGAAATGTAacacatttcatattttttatttctctcacctGGGCCAAAAACTAAAGGTTCTTGGCAAGATTAAGGGAACATTCATTAACTTAAATATTTACAGAGtaaatgaatatgtatgtgtTTCTATGTGTGTGTTATGAAGGGGAAGATGAAACTGAcacttcttttatctttttttttttttctcgttctgttgctgaggctacaatgcaatggcacgatcatggctcaccgcatcctcaagcttctgggctcaagcgatcctctcacctcagcctccccagtagctgggactacaggcattccaccatacctggctgagtgtgtgtgtgtgtgtgtgtgtgtgtgtgtgtgtgtgtgtgtgtgtgtgtgtgtgtgtagagacagggtctttcttattgcccaggctggtctcaaatgcctggtgtcaagtgatcctcccacctcagtctcccaaagtgctgagattacatgcatgagccactgcactggcccagAACCAACACTATTGAGCATCTGTGGTGTACCAGGCTTAGAGTTGTGATCAGTGGACCCAAACACCGATGAGACCCTTCAGTGAGGGCGTGTGTTGTTAAGATTTGTAGCACACAAACTACCTCCCAGTGCAATGAAGTAAACGCTGAGGTGAGGAAGCCTGAACTCTGGACCTGGCAAGAGGCACAACCATTACTGTACATAGAGGGGAAATGGCATCTTTACACATAGAAAGGAGAACcgggctgggcgcggcggctcacactgtgatcccagcactttaggaggccaaggcgggcggataccatgaggtcaggagtttgacaccagcctggccaacatggtgaagccctgttgctactaaaaatacaaaaattagccaggcatggtggtatgcgcctgtaatcccagctactcaggaggctgaggcaggataatcacttgaaccgaggaggcagaggttgcagtgagcagagatctcgccactgcactccagcatgggcgacagagcaagtctccatctcaaaaaaaaaaaaaaaaaaaaaaaaaaacagaaaaaaagaaaagaaaggagaactgGAGCTGCTGAAAGCCCATGGTTCCTGCCTCCTCCCTGACATCAATTTAGGATACTCATCACTTCGCCTTACTGTAATAGCTCCATttgcaaatgaaaattaaactgtACATGGGGGtgggttcagtggctcaggcctgtaattccggcactttcagagcctgaggcgggcagatcagaaaggacttgaggtcaggggttcaagaccaacccggccaacatgacaaaaccccatctctactaaaaacacaaaaattagctgcacgtgatggcacatgcctgtaatcccagctactcaggaggctgagacaggagaatcacttgaacctgggaggtggagtttgcagtgagccgagatcacaccactgcactccagcctgggcgacagagctagactccatctcaaaaaataaaataaataaaataaaataaaaataaaaataataaaaaaaaaaacctgtgcatGGGAATGTGCATGGGAAAACACTTGACAAGCTGCACTCTGCAGGTTGGTCTCCCCATCTGGCCTAGAATCTACCAGGACGAAGGGACTGTGCagaacctcaagtgatccacctgcctcggcctcccaaagtgctgggattacaggcctgggccaccgCGGCCAGCCAAGCAGTTCTTTTCAATACAAAGACTATGTAACTATGTTACCGAAGGTTAAAGATTTGATACGGGGTTGACTAGAAATTTGTCATTTCAGCCCTTTTATGGGCTAGCATATTTTGTACCGGAACTCTCGGCACATAGACATTTAATATCATGGCTTATCCAAAATTCTGACTTGACTCTGTATTTTCAGACTGACCTAACTGATTGAATTTAGCAGCAATGTTTCTAGACACCTGCACTGACTAAACGATTCCAGTCATCATCTCTTTGGTTTCTCCTAGGTCAGACGAATGATAGTGAGTGGTGAATCCTTTTACAGAAACCAGACTTTCACCTGATTTTTTCTGAGCTGTGCCACGGCAGTGATAAATCGGCTCCCAAGTGGACGGCCACAGTGATATCATGCCACAGTGATAAAGGAGTCAAGGCCTGGTTCCAAGGCCAGCTTGGCACTTGTATGGCCTGTCTGAGCTCTCGGGATTATTGGGAGAAACAAAGGTTTGGAAACGGCCATTCCGCCCCCTCCTGGATTCTTGCTTTCCGCGTCTCTACCGAGACTGGTGGAACGGGCCTGCagtcccagaattttgggaggtggagatgggaggatcatttcagcccaggagttcgaaaacagcctgggcaacatagcaaaacccagtcttacaaataaaaaaattttaaaaactagtcggacgtcatggcacatgcctgtagtgccagctactcgggaggctgaggcagaaggatcgtttgagcccaaaagttggaggttgcagtgacccgagatcgcgccactgcgctccaacctgggcgacagagtgagaccctgtctctaaaagaaatacAGGCCAACCCTGCAGAACCGCGTCTGCAGCCCGGGCTTTGTGGCTTCTCTCCGACCCCCTCCCAGTCGCAGACGCGCCCGCTTTCCGCCCCGCCCGCCGGAAGTGGCCGAGTCCCGTCGGCCCCTGCGGGCCTCTCTCCGTCGCCATGGAAACGAAAGCGGCCAAGTAGAGCTCAGTCCTGACGCGCCGCCTCCCGTGGGCTCCGGCCGGCTACGCCGCGGCGGACAACTATGCTGAAGGCCAAGATCCTCTTCGTGGGGCCTTGCGAGGTAAGTCCTGGCCCGGCGCGGCAGACGGAGCGGGGAGCAGGCCTCGGGGCCTGGGCGAGCGCAGGTCCCCACCCGTCTGATCTGCGGCTTGCTCCAGGAGGCGGGAACCCGGGCCCACCGCGCCCATCCCGACTGGCGCCCCTGCCCTTTCCGTGAACTCGGTGCTTTCAGACCTTGATTCCAACCACTGCCCGGAGGAGGTAGTGGAGGCGAGCCTGGTGTTAATGAGCCCCGAAGGCCCAAGGTACTGAGTGGCATCATTGGAACCATAGCCTAGGTTTCGTGACTCTTTCTTTTGCCCCCGGGATCCCCCTAATGAATGCGTCTGTGGGTCTGgacttttgtttgagacaggttgtcgctgtgtcgtccaggctggagtgcagtggtgtgatcatagctcactgcagcctcgacttccctgggctcaagcagtcctcctgcctcagcctcctgagtacctgggactacaggcgtgcaccaccacgcccgactaaatttgttgtttttgtttggttttgtttttttgagacagagtctcgccctgtcacccaggctggagtgcagtggcatgatcttggctcagtgcaaactccgcctcccgggttcaagcgattctcctgcctcagcctcctgagtagctgagattacaggcccacgccattacccctggctaatttttgtattttttgtagaggtgggttttcaccttgttggccaggctggtctctgctgacctcaagtgatccgccagcctcggcctcccaaaatgctgggattatagggatgagccaccgcgcctggccttaatttgttaattatttgtagagacaggatcttgctatgttgcctagcacctaggctggtctccaactcttgggctcaaacagtcctcccgcctcagtctctcaaagttctgggattacaggcatgagcctttgCTCGAGTCCTGGGCGTTTTACTATATGGTCCTGGAACCATTGGCTATtaatgtgtgtgttgggggcgtGGTAGTGGGGATCACATCTACATGTATACTTCACGTCATCCACAGAAATAAAGCTCAGATGGACTAAAGCTAAAtgcgttttaaaaaaaaaaaaaaaggccgggcgcggtggctcacgcctgtaatcccagcactttgggaggccgaggcaggcatatcacaaggtcaggagatcgagaccatcctggctaacacggtgaaactccgtctctattaaaaatacaaaaaaattagccgggcgtggtggcgggtgcctgtagtcccagctactcgggaggctgaggcgtgaacccgggaggtggagcttgcagtgagccaagactgcgccactgcactccagcctgggcgacagagcgagactccgtctcaaaataataataataataataataataattaaaaaaaaaaaaacccagccggatgcggaggctcacgcctctaatcccagcactttgggaggccaatgcaggtggatcaccttaggtcaggagttcgagaccagcctgagtaacatggtgaaaccccatctgtactaaaaatacaaaaattcgctgggcttggtggtgcatgcctgtaatcccagctactcgggagtctgaggcaggagaatcgcttgaatccgggaggcagaggttgcaatgagccaagatcgcgccattgcactccagcctggggaataagAGCGAaacaccatctaaaaaaaaataaaataaaacctgtaGAAgtcttaggccaggcgcagtggctaacacctgccagcactttgggaggctgaggtggggagacgacttgagctcaggcattcaagaccagcctgggcaacatagggaaaccccatctctacaaacagtacaaaaattagccgggcatggtgatgcacacctgtagtcccaggtggctcaggaggctgaggcaggaggatcactggagccctacagatcaaggctgcagtaagctatgatcacattgctgtactccagcctgggcaacagagcaagaccttgtctcaaaaaaaaaaaaaaaaagcaatgtgtATTACTCATATAATCGAGATGGACAAACAGCTCCATGTGAGATTATGAGACAGCTAGCCACGAGTCCCCAGGCTGACTTTGATCCTCTCTGTGACCTAAAAGAActccttggctgggcacagtggctcatccctataaacccagcactctgggaggcccaggcgggtggatcacctgaagtcaggagttcgagaccagcctaagtaacatggtgaaaccccgatttctactacaaatacaaaagttagccgggcgtggtggcaggtgcctgtaatcccaactactctggaggctgaggcaggagaatcgtttgaacccgggtgttgcagtgagcctagatcacagcctgggcaacaagagtgaaactctgtctcaaaaaatagaaataaaaactcctTAATCCCATGCTCCCTGGGCCCCAGACCAGGCTGTGCCCACTGCACTAGAGCAAGACAGTGAGGTCGTAACCACCCCAGTGATCTCAGGGTGCCCATGACCTATACTGCATCACACCGGGTTCCAGGCCACCTCTTGGGGtcatttttttggtttccttttctgcctttcagCAAAGACCTTTATTTGCACTCATTTTCACAGAGTGGAAAAACTGTTTTGGCCAACTTTCTGACAGAATCTTCTGACATCACTGAATACAGCCCAACCCAAGGAGTGAGGTGAGCCCTGACAAATCTGTGTCCCAGAGTGTCCAACTGGCTGGGCAGGGAGGCTTATTCCtctaatcccagtgctctgggaggtcaaagtgggaggatcgcctgaggcctgggcaatatagggagaccccgtctcaactaaaaataaaacattagccaggtgtgttggcatgtgtctgtagtctcagctacatggtaggttgaagcagaaggattgtttgaggccaggagttggaggctgtagtgagctatgatcgtgccactgcactccagcctgggtgacagagtgagaccctgtctcaaaacaaaattaataataaaacaattttaaaagactgcCCAACCATCACCCACTTCCTACTTTTGTTGCTGTTGGCATTCCAAAAGTGTAATGCAGCCTCATTATTGGTGCTgctactgttcttttttttttttgagatggagtctcgtcctgtcgctgaggctggagtgcggtggcacgatctcggctcactgcaacctccgcctcccaggttcaagcgattctcctgcctcagcctccccagtagctgagattacaggtgcacaccatcatgcccagctaattcttttatttttagtgtagcaagggtttcaccatgttggccaggctggtctcgaactcctgacctcaagtgatctgcccgccttggcctcccagactgctgagattacaagcatgagccactgcacccagcctactgctcttctttttccttttaggaTCCTAGAATTTGAGAACCTGCATGTTACCAGCAACAACAAAGGCACGGGCTGTGAATTCGAGCTATGGGACTGTGGTGGCGATGCTAAGTATGTTTCCTTTAAAGAAAGTCACTTCATCAAATGGTTTAAAAATCAGCTGCCcaagccaggggcggtggctcacacctgtaattccagcactttgggaggccaaggtgggtggatcacctgaggagaagagttcaagagcagcctggccaacatggcgaaactctgtctctactaaaaatacaaaaaattagccaggcttggtggtgggcacatgtaatcccagttgggaggctgaggcaggagaactgcttgaacccggaggcggaggttgcagtgaaccctgGAGTTTCAAGCGGaggttgcttgaacccgggaggcagaagttgcagtgagctgagatcgcaccattgtactccagcctgggcgacagagctggaCTTCtagctcaaaaaacaaaacaaaacaaaaaaatcagctgcccACCAGGCACCATGAAGTTGGGCCTAGCATGTTTCCTGGCACGTATGAAGAGCTTGATAAATGATTTGCTGACATGCATTGCTTTATACACTTTAGTGATTAGGTTATGATGCAGTTAGAAGTCATCaaccttggccaggcgcagtggctgacgcctgtaatcccagtactttgggaggctgaggcaggcagatcacctcaggtcaggagttcaagaccagccggcccaacatgatgaaacgtcatctttttaaaaaaaaaaaaaaataggggccaggcaccatggctcacacctgtaatccattGCTTTGGGAGATCaccagagctcaggagtttgagaccagcctggccaacatagcaaaaccctgtctctactaaaaatacaaaacttagcccagTACGGTGGTGTGTACCAGtaatcaggagactgaggcacaagaatcgcttgaacctgggaggtggacattgcggtgagccgagatcatgctaccgcactcaagcctgggcgacagagccagactcttgtctccaaaaataataataataataataataatttttttttaatgaagaaatcatcaacctttacaaaaaataaaattgacctgatgtggtcctagctactcaggaagctgaggcagaaggatcacttgggcccacattggaggctgcagtgagctatgatcccacaactgcacttcagcctgggagacagagcaagaccttgtctcttaaaaaaaaaaagtcatccaccaacttttttttttttttttttttttttttttgagacggagtctcgctctgtcacccagactggagtgcagtggcgcgatctcagctcactgcaagctctgcctcccgggttcacgccattctcctgcctcagcctcccgagtagctggaactgtaggcacccacaaccacactcggctaacttttttgtatttttagtagagacggggtttcaccgtgttagccaggattgtctccatctcctgacctcgtgatcgcccgcctcggcctcccaaagtgctgggattacaggtgtgagccaccacgcccagccgtcaTAGACCAACTTTTAATACTAAGATATTCTTTTTAAAGTCCACAGTTAGAAACCAGAATGACCTAACTTTCCTTCTTGTTCCTTTTCTTCCTCGCAGGTTCGAGTCCTGCTGGCCGGCCCTGATGAAGGATGCTCATGGAGTGGTGATCGTCTTCAATGCTGACATCCCAAGCCACCGGAAGGAAATGGAGATGTGGTATTCCTGCTTTGTCCAACAGCCGTCCTTACAGGACACACAGTGTATGCTAATTGCACACCACAAACCAGGCTCTGGAGATGATAAAGGAAGCCTGTCTTTGTGTAAGGAAACTGgaatttctcttcctcttttgtcTTGAATGTTTTGGACACCTACATATTGTCCCATGTCCTAGAAACCAGCAGCTCTGTCcagttactgagcacctactgtaccCTAGGCAATTGTTACCCTCTCCATGTGAGTCCactacgtctctactaaaaatacaaaaattagccaggcatgatggcaggcgcctgtactcccagctactcagggggctaaggcaggagaattgcttgagcccaggaggcggagattacagtgagttgagatctcaccactacactccagcttgtgtgacagggcgagacaccatctcaaaaaaaaaaaaaaagaaaaaagaccaggcgcggtggctcagacctgtaatcccaacactttgggaggccaaggtgtgcagatcacttgaggtcgggagttctagaccaacctggccaacacggtgaaaccccatctctactaaaaatacaaaaattagccaggggtggtggtgcatacctgtaatcccagctactcaggaggctgaggcaggagaatcacttgtacctgggaggtagaggttgcagtgagctgagattgtgccattgcactccaacctggacaacaagagtgaaactctgtttcaaaaaaaaaaaagagcagaatacAGAGTGGGAAAATCCTTGTAGCTATTCTTGGGTACAACTAGGGGGGCACTCTTTCTGAAAGAACTTTTCTGGAGAAAAACCTCCAATTCACATAACACACATCCCAGAGGTGACACAGTCATCCTGAAAAAGAACTCACAAAATATTCAGAAACAGAATGAGAATAATAGAGAATCTATTCCTTTCTGGTTTAAGAACAGAAGACCTGGAAAGTGGTTTGTAAGGTTTTCATCCTGTCGCCAGGGGGCAGTATAGCAAACCCATTCTCTGTTCTCTGGTGTCAAGGAAGACAACTTGATCTGTGAACTTCAGAAAGTTaaatttcttctagaagtttcattGGGAGCTATAAAGGGCCCTTCATGGAAACTCTTTGCCTAATTAACCTTATCTTCATTTTCAAGCGCCACCCTTGAACAAGCTGAAGCTGGTGCACTCAAACCTGGAAGATGACCCTGAGGAGATCCGGATGGAATtcataaagtatttaaaaagcaTAATCAACTCCATGTCTGAGAGCAGAGACAGGGAGGAGATGTCAATTATGACCTAGCCAGCCTTCACCTGGGACTGCCACATCCCCAGTGAAATCAGCATGTTTCTTGGTGCAGATCTGAAATCACATCCAGCTCCTGATGTTTTCTTCTCCCTCTGACTGCAGAGGAAGTGTTCCTACCTGCAGGAAGGCACCTGTCACGCAGGGAGTTCACTCAGACCATCTGTGCTCTGCCCTGAGTTCAGTTGAGAAAATCCTATTATCGAATTTGGATTTCCTGGCCCCAGAACTTCCCAAAGACCTGTAAAATGGAGGGATTTACCACCTCACATATGTCCAGTTATACAGTTTGTGGAATTGTAACCGTCGCAGCCCAATGATACAACAGTAGTTTAATCACGTGTATTGGCTTGAATGTGATTTTCATTCCTTGATTCACCCAACAAATACTGACtggctgagcacctgctgtgtgtgcACTGCTGTTCTAGCTGCTGACCATAGACAGcataaatgaaaaagacagaaattccCACCGTCGTGGAACTCTCCATTTTCCTAaatgttaggttggtgcaaaactaatcgtggtttttgccatttttaatttttaatggcaaaagccactattacttttgcaccaacctaaaaggCCGATTCAGAAACTTGAGTGCAATGTCTTGgatatgcaaaaaagaaaatcaaaacgcATTCTTCATTCTCTATAAGAGTTctaggcggggcgtggtggctcacatttgtaatcccagcactttgggaggccgaggtgggcggatcatgaggtcaggagatcgagaccatcctgaccaacatggtgaaaccctatctctactaaaaatagaaaaattagctgggtgttgtggcgcgtgcctgtaatcccagctacttgggaggctgaggcataagaattgtttgagcctgggaggcagaggttgcagtgagccaagatcacgccactgtactccagcctgggcaacagagcaagactccatctcaaaaaaaaaaaaagagttctagcccaggagcggtggctcacacttgtaatcccagcactttgggatgccaaggcaggcggatcacttgaggccaggagttcaagaccagcctggccaacatggcaaaaccccatctctactaaaaatacaaaaattgacaacgtgtgttggcacacgcctgtaataccaactactcaggtggctgagg
This genomic interval from Gorilla gorilla gorilla isolate KB3781 chromosome 6, NHGRI_mGorGor1-v2.1_pri, whole genome shotgun sequence contains the following:
- the IFT22 gene encoding intraflagellar transport protein 22 homolog isoform X2, yielding MLKAKILFVGPCESGKTVLANFLTESSDITEYSPTQGVRFESCWPALMKDAHGVVIVFNADIPSHRKEMEMWYSCFVQQPSLQDTQCMLIAHHKPGSGDDKGSLSLSPPLNKLKLVHSNLEDDPEEIRMEFIKYLKSIINSMSESRDREEMSIMT
- the IFT22 gene encoding intraflagellar transport protein 22 homolog isoform X1, producing MLKAKILFVGPCESGKTVLANFLTESSDITEYSPTQGVRILEFENLHVTSNNKGTGCEFELWDCGGDAKFESCWPALMKDAHGVVIVFNADIPSHRKEMEMWYSCFVQQPSLQDTQCMLIAHHKPGSGDDKGSLSLSPPLNKLKLVHSNLEDDPEEIRMEFIKYLKSIINSMSESRDREEMSIMT
- the IFT22 gene encoding intraflagellar transport protein 22 homolog isoform X3, yielding MKDAHGVVIVFNADIPSHRKEMEMWYSCFVQQPSLQDTQCMLIAHHKPGSGDDKGSLSLSPPLNKLKLVHSNLEDDPEEIRMEFIKYLKSIINSMSESRDREEMSIMT